Part of the Sulfitobacter sp. S190 genome, TGCCTCCAAAACGTGAAGAGCGACGCGCGGGACCGAGATCCAAGCGGAAGGTTGCCCGGGCCGTTCAGCAAGTTCAGGATGCGGATCAAGACCGCCAAATCGAAATGGACTTTACAGTCGCTGCGCAAAGTGAAGATGTCAGTCTGAAATCTGAGGATCGCGAAGACGTAGAAATTGTATTGTCTGACCTCGAAGCATTGGAAGCGGAACTTGGTTTTGAAGAGTTGTCCGAGGCGCAAGGTGATCGAGAGGTCATAGGCTAGCTTTGGTCGAAAGCCGAACAGTTCCGAAGCGACGATCCAGTGTGCAGACATTGGTGACGCGCGCGGCGAAGGTGTCTGAAGAGCCCCAGACTCACCGATGCTGCGGGTGACACGAACGGCAGCTACAGTTGCCTAAGCCGACAATCGAGATCGTGAAGGAATGCGCTATCCCCTCTCTGTCCGGTCGGTAGTAGACCCAGTTCTTGATCTACTTCTAGGTCTCAAACCCGGCCTGCGCGAGCTTTTGCATGAGCGCAGGCCATTGTCGTTGCCGGATTAAGGCGGCAGAAACCTCGCAAAACCCGGGTTAGTTTCGCCTTGGGTTTTCGTCCCAACTAACTGACTGATCTCCCATGAGGCGGTGCGGATTGGCGGGATCGACCGTCTATGGCGCGTCTGTTCTGTCAGGGGGATATTATACACTAACCGCAGCAGGAGTTTCCTTCCTGGATCGGCGGGCAGGCGATGGTGCCATAGGAGCAGTACACGCAACAGTCTCCGGGTTCCGGTTTCAGCACCGCTTTGCAAGACGCGCATTCATAGAACCACTGGCAGGCGTCGGTCGGCATGATTTCGTCGGCGGTATGACCGCATTTGGGACAGGTAATCGTGGATTGGAGGGTCACTTCGTTCGTCTGCGTCGCCATAGTGCATATCCTGTCAGTATGAGAAATCCTGCCAAAATCGGAAGCAGCACATCATCCCGATAGACGTAGCCGAGCGCGCCGCTGATCCCGAGAAGCGAAAACAGCCACGGCAAAAAAGGTGTAAGGCAGCACACTGCTGCCAACCCGGCTCCGCCGAGGCCCACGGGCAGAAGCCGGCCCTTCATCGTGTTTGTCTCCACAGGGCAAACATCGTGCGTACCGCGTCTTCTTCCCAAAGGGGCGAACTGGCTGTGAGGGCGAAGGCAACCGTTGTGAAGCCCAATATGACGACCGTTGAGCGTTCGCGGCTGGCGCAGCTCCAACGCGTCCACAGCCGGAAACAGCCCCAGGCCAGAACCAACCCGACAATCACCAAAATCTCAATGCGATAGGCAACAAACGGACCGAGCATGGTGAGCCAGGTGCCGCCCAGGCCAATTATCGACAACCCAATGGGCAAGACACAGCAGGACGCACTGAGCAAAGCAAGAAATCCAGCACCGCCAATCAAAAGGCTGTTCGGTCCCTTGGCGCTGTCATGAAGTGTTTCGGTATTCGACATCATGGTCGGTTATATGCATCCTGTAGTTACTACAGGAGCAAGCGGAGAAAGATCACATGGTTGCGATTGGTGAAGCATCCCGTTTGAGTGGCGTCTCGATAGAAGCGATCCGTTACTACGAGCGCGAGGGGATCATCTCGAAAGCGGGACGGACGGCAGCTGGACGTCGAACATACTCAGACACCGAGATATCGGAGCTTCGCTTCATCAAACGCTGCCGCGACCTCGGGTTCTCGATCCACGATGCTGTTGCGCTGCGAAGCCTGGCTCATGAGCCAGCAGGCGCGTGTGAAACGGTAGAGCAGCTTGGACGCAAACATCTCTCGGAAGTTCAAGCCAAGCTGGCAGAGCTTCTGCAGCTAGAGAGTGCCTTAGTCGAGTTGGTCGCAAACTGCGAAAAAGGCCGCCGCGACTGCCCGATGCTCGACGCGCTCATGGGTCAAAATCCATAGGTTCTTGTGAGAGAGTTTTGTCCGCTATCCTTGATTCTCTGCCAAGTCACTCCGCGCGTCGCGGATGATCATCCACGACGAATGCAGGAACAGCCCTGCAATTGCGAAGGCCACAATTAGGTCGGGCCAGGCGCTTCCAAGCCATGCGACCAGTCCGGCGGCGATCACCACGGCGAGGTTGCCGATGGCGTCGTTGCGGGAGAACAGCCAGACCGCCCGCATGTTTGCGTCCCCCTTACGGTGTTTCAGGAGCGGCAGGACCGCAAGGATGTTCACGATCAACGCGCCCACTGCGAAGGCTCCCATCAACCCGGCTTCGGGCGTCGTCTGATTGAGAACGCGCCAAAGCGTGCTGCCCACAACGCCAAGGCCCAGAAACCCCAGAAACACGCCCTGGATCATCGCCGACCGCGCCCGCCATATCAGGCTCCAGCCGATGGCGAGCAGACCCAGAAAGGTGATCGCGCCATCACCCAGAAAATCGAGCGCGTCCGCCTTCAAAGCCTGCGACCCGGACAGGAACCCGCCGAACATCTCGACCGCGCCGTAGCCGAGATTGAGCAGGACCACGATCCAGAGGGCGCGGCGATAACTCGGGTCCTTGTAGGCCGGATCGGAGGATGTGTCGCCGTCCTCGATCTTCTCAAAGCCGTAGCCGGTCGCATCGAGCGCGGGCCGCACCTTCGACAAGTCACCCTCCGCGATCCGCAATGTCATGACGTGGGTCGCGGCAGACACCTTCACATCGCTGGTCGCCACGCCCGCAGACCGGGCCGCGCGCTCGATCTCGGCGGCGTCCTTGGCGCAGTCCATGCCCTGCACCCGCATCCGGATCGGTGAGGATGCCGTAGGCAACGTGCTGTTCTCGGCCTGGCTCATGTGCGATCCTCTTCGAGGTGGTAAGCGAAAGGGTTAGCCGCTGACGTATCAGTGGATAATGATATGATGACGAACGACGCGCAAGGCGATCTTTTGGCAGCCGACGCTTTGGAACTGCGGGCAAAGCTCTTCCGGGGTCTCGGCGATCCCAGCCGTCTGGCGATCCTTGATGCGCTGGTATCAGGCGAACGCAACGTGCAGGAAATTGTCGGACATACTGGGTTGGGTCAGCCGAACGTCTCGAACCATCTGCGCTGCCTTCTCGACTGCGGGCTGGTTAGCCGCCGCAGCGAAGGTCGGTTCGTTCGGTATCGGCTTGCTGACGGACGGATTGCCGGTCTCGTCAAAGATGCGGATCGGCTTCTTGCCGCGACAGCCACCGGACTCGACAACTGCAAGCGCTACACAGAGTAGGTGTTCATCCGTGCCGCTCCTCGCCATGCCCGCGCCCGCCGAACTCGGACGGCTCGTCGCAAGCGTGGCGCGCACATTCCAGCTCAAGCGTCGTGTGCTCGATGTCGAACCGGTCGGCGAGTGTCGTCTTGATCCTATCTTTCACTGAGTCGGCGTCGTTCCAGCGGCCCTCTGCGATGACGACATGCGCGTCTAGTGCCGCACGGTGTTCGTCCATCTGCCAGAAATGCGCGTGGTGTATGCCCGTCACGCCGTCGACACCGCGCACGGTCTCCAAAACCGCCTCCGTCTCGATCTCGGGCGGCGAGCCGAGCATCAGTATACGGATCACGGGTCCGATCTCCCGGAACGATTGCCACAGGATGTAGCCCGCGATCAGCACCGTCACGAGCGGGTCGATCAGCCGCCAGTCGTAGAGCAAGATCAGCGTCCCCGCGACAATCACCGCGACGGAGCCGAGCGCGTCGGCGACGTTGTGCAGGAACGCCGCGCGGATGTTCACGCTGGATTTGGACATGGCGTAGGTCAGCGCCGCCGTCACCGCGTCCACAATCAGCGCGATCCCGGCGATGATGACGATCAGCCACCCCTCGACCGGCTGCGGATCGGCGAAGCGCATTGCAGCCTCGTAGAGCAGGTAAAGGCCGATCACGATCAGCGTGGTGTAGTTGATGAGCGCTGCAACGACCTCGACCCGACCGTAACCGAACGTCATGTCGGCATCGCGGGGTCGCCGCGCGATCTTCCGAGCCGCGAAGGCGATGATAAGCGAGATCGCATCGGAGAAGTTGTGCAGCGCGTCGGCGATCAGGGCGAGTGAGCCGGAAACGATGCCGCCGACGATCTGAGCAACCGTCAGGCCCATATTGACTGCGATGGCGGCGAAGACCCGGCGATCGCCCGCTTCCGGATCGACGTGATGATGATGGCCGTGGCCCATGACGGCGGCTCCTTTCGATTCGTATCGTTACAGGGTAGATACGATCTACAGCGACTGTAGGTTCAAGGGGCGACATGAAAGAATATTCCATCGGGCAGATGTCGCGCCGGACGGGCGTGAAGGTCACCACGATCCGCTACTACGAAAGCCGGGGTCTGATCCCGTCGCCCGCGCGCACAACAGGCGGGCAGCGGCGATACGACGAAGCGGCGCTCGAACGGCTTGCCTTCCTGCGTCACGCGCGGGAACTGGGCTTTGGTCTCGATGACATCTCCGATTTGATGGCATTGGCAGAAGCACCGTCAGAGGCCTGCGCCCCCGCCCATGAGATCGCGCGCAAGCAGCTCGCGGCGGTGGACCGGCGGCTGTCCATCCTCGCGCAGCTTCGCGAAGAGCTGGTGCGGATGGCTGACGCGGATGATCCGGGCCATGCCGGGAAGTGCCGCGTCATCGAGGTTCTGGGGGATCACCGGCTCTGTATCGGTGCGCACGACCTGCCTGGCGAAACTTCTCAAATGTCATGAGTTACCGTCGCCGCGCCAACTCGCGATAAAGCGCCGGTGGTGACACGCCGATCTGTTCCGCGACCTTGATCCACTCGCCTTTCTCCGGCTCTCCGTGAAGGTCAAGCCAAGCGTCCAGCCTGTCGGAGACGCGCCGCAAACGCAGTATCTCGACGCGCGCGCGCTGTGTCTGGACTTCTCGGGCGTGGGTTTCGACGAGGCTCAGGGCCGCATTCGGTTGATCGCACAAAGCCGACAGAAAGTCGGCACGGAGTATGGTTGCCACCTCGGCACGCGTTCGCGCAACCGCATCGCAATGGTAGGTTTCAGCTAACAGGGACGCCTCGGCCAGCGCAGCGCCCGCCGTCGCGATATGTAAGGTAAGTGAGGTTCCGTCTTTCATCGGACGTTCCAGCGCGACCGCGCCTTTGCGGACCAGATACATGCGGCTGACCCGATCCTCCCGTCGGAACAGGGTCTCTCCTTGCTCAAGGGCACGCTGAGGCGCGTTGTCGAATATATGCTGCCAGCCGGACATGATAGAAATCATACGCGCTTTCAAGCGCATTCGGTAGGGTTTGATGGAGGCTCCAGCGAGGAATGAGAATGCGAAGAAAGGTGATCTTAGCCGCAACGGCCATTTTGGGCGGCGCAGCCATTGCATTGGCACAGACAGCAAACTCGGATCACGGTGAGCCGATGGATCATGCGGCGCATGGCCGGGAAGGCCACGCTGGCAGCTTGACATTAACCGAACCGAGTCAGGGCGCATTCGCGGCGCTCTCCGAAGTCGTGCGGGTGCTGGAAGCCGATCCGGACACGGATTGGTCTCGGGTCGATCTTGCGGGGCTACGGGCACATCTGGTCGATATGGATCGGCTCGTGTCGGATGCTGTTGTGACGGAAACGGACCTGCCGGACGGGTTGTTGATGATGGCGACTGGCGATGCGGAAACGATTGCCACGCTGCGCCGCATGGTTCCGGCCCATGCCGCGCAACTTGCACGGGATGATCGCTGGACAGTGGACACGGCCGAAGTCGAAAACGGCGTCGAGCTGCGCGTTACCAGCGTTGATCCCGGCGTCGTTCCCCGGATCAAGGGATTGGGCTTCTTCGGCCTGATGGCGAGCCAGGATCATCATCGCGAACATCATCTGATGATGGCGCTTGGGGACGATGAGCACGCGCATTGACGCCCGCGACAGGATATATCGCGGCTTACGGCTTGCAAACATCCACATACCCCATGTAGGTATGCGGTATGGGTTTGATCCGGCTACTTCTTGTTGTCTTGGTTGCGCTGTCCGCGTCGATCTCCGGGGCGATGGATGCGGGCCATGCGGCTGTCGTGGAGCATAGTCACGTTGCGATGGATGAAGTGGCCGACGATCAGCCGGTCTGCTGTTCGGAAAGCTCTGAGCGCTCCCAGACCTGCCATGCGCTTCCCGCGCTGCTTCCCGGTGCAGCAGGCCACCATAATGACGCCCCCGCGACCTGTGAGGATGTCTTCACCGCCGCAAGCCTGCTGCTGACGGGATTTGAGCCGTCCGGCCCTCTCGACCCGCCCCGCGCGGCGTGATGCCTGCCGCGTCCCCCGTGTCGCGGTCCCTTCGTTGCAATCACATCAGAACGGGCAGAGCCCGTGCGTATTCTGTCGAGAGGAAAAGACATGAAACCTATCAAGACACTACTCGCCTTCGCCCCAGCTGCAGCGCTTTCGTTTGGCATCGCCTCCTTTGGTGCAGTGGGCATGGCCCACGCGGATGACCATTCCAGCATGGCCGATCATGGCACAATGCACGTGACCAAAAGCCCGACCTGCGGCTGTTGTGGTGCCTGGGTCGCCCTGGCCCGCGAGGAAGGCTACGACATCGAGGTCACGGACACCCGTGATGTCACCAGTGTGAAGCTGGACAACGATGTGCCCGGCACGATGTGGTCCTGCCATACCGCGATGATCGACGGCTATGTGGTCGAAGGTCATGTGCCTTTCGCCGCCCTTACGAAACTGCTGGAAGAACGCCCCGAGATTGACGGGATCGCGGTTCCCGGAATGCCCGGCGGATCGCCCGGCATGGGCGATGATCCGACCGCGCGCTATGACGTTCTGGCCTTCGGTGGCGACGCCGGTGAAGGCGAGGTCTTCTACGAGGCCGGTCTGTGAACCGGACAATCGGGCTCGGTTTGGGGGCAGTGGTTCTTGCAGGAGCCGCTGCCCTCGCCTTCGGGTGGGGCGCCTCGGCACCGGCCCAGACCGTGCTGATGCCGTCCGACCCGGACGTGGTGGCCCTTGGACAGACGATCTACGCCGAGAACTGCGCGTCTTGCCACGGTGCGAACCTCGAAGGTCAGCCGAACTGGCGGTCGCCCGGCCCGGATGGGCGGCTTCCCGCGCCGCCCCACGATGAGACCGGACATACGTGGCACCATAACGGCGACACGCTGTTCCGGCTGACCAAATACGGCACCGGCGCTCTGATCGGCGATCCCGACTACGAATCCAACATGCCCATCTATGAGGGCGTTCTGACGGACGACGAGATCATCGCCGTCCTCAGCTACATTAAATCGACATGGCCGCAGGCAATTCGCGAACGCCATGACGAAATGGAGAACAGACAATGAAGCAAATTATTCTGGCCCTTGCGGCCGCACTGGGGACCGCGACAGCCGCACTGGCCCATTCGAAAGCCGAAGACACGACCCCGGCGAACGGGGCAACCGTCGAAACGGTCGAGGCTATCGAACTGCGCTTCGATGATCCAATGCGTGTCACCGCCATTAGCCTAAGCGGTCCTGACGGAGAACTGGACGTCACCCGCGAAACCGGCCTCGATCCAGTGACGGAGTTTCGGGCCATGCCGCCCGAAGATGTGCCCGCCGGGGCCTACACCGTAGATTGGCGTGGGCTGTC contains:
- a CDS encoding GDCCVxC domain-containing (seleno)protein: MATQTNEVTLQSTITCPKCGHTADEIMPTDACQWFYECASCKAVLKPEPGDCCVYCSYGTIACPPIQEGNSCCG
- the merF gene encoding mercury resistance system transport protein MerF, which gives rise to MKGRLLPVGLGGAGLAAVCCLTPFLPWLFSLLGISGALGYVYRDDVLLPILAGFLILTGYALWRRRRTK
- a CDS encoding MerR family transcriptional regulator; translated protein: MVAIGEASRLSGVSIEAIRYYEREGIISKAGRTAAGRRTYSDTEISELRFIKRCRDLGFSIHDAVALRSLAHEPAGACETVEQLGRKHLSEVQAKLAELLQLESALVELVANCEKGRRDCPMLDALMGQNP
- a CDS encoding cation diffusion facilitator family transporter, which gives rise to MSQAENSTLPTASSPIRMRVQGMDCAKDAAEIERAARSAGVATSDVKVSAATHVMTLRIAEGDLSKVRPALDATGYGFEKIEDGDTSSDPAYKDPSYRRALWIVVLLNLGYGAVEMFGGFLSGSQALKADALDFLGDGAITFLGLLAIGWSLIWRARSAMIQGVFLGFLGLGVVGSTLWRVLNQTTPEAGLMGAFAVGALIVNILAVLPLLKHRKGDANMRAVWLFSRNDAIGNLAVVIAAGLVAWLGSAWPDLIVAFAIAGLFLHSSWMIIRDARSDLAENQG
- a CDS encoding helix-turn-helix transcriptional regulator — translated: MMTNDAQGDLLAADALELRAKLFRGLGDPSRLAILDALVSGERNVQEIVGHTGLGQPNVSNHLRCLLDCGLVSRRSEGRFVRYRLADGRIAGLVKDADRLLAATATGLDNCKRYTE
- a CDS encoding cation diffusion facilitator family transporter translates to MGHGHHHHVDPEAGDRRVFAAIAVNMGLTVAQIVGGIVSGSLALIADALHNFSDAISLIIAFAARKIARRPRDADMTFGYGRVEVVAALINYTTLIVIGLYLLYEAAMRFADPQPVEGWLIVIIAGIALIVDAVTAALTYAMSKSSVNIRAAFLHNVADALGSVAVIVAGTLILLYDWRLIDPLVTVLIAGYILWQSFREIGPVIRILMLGSPPEIETEAVLETVRGVDGVTGIHHAHFWQMDEHRAALDAHVVIAEGRWNDADSVKDRIKTTLADRFDIEHTTLELECARHACDEPSEFGGRGHGEERHG
- a CDS encoding helix-turn-helix domain-containing protein, which gives rise to MKEYSIGQMSRRTGVKVTTIRYYESRGLIPSPARTTGGQRRYDEAALERLAFLRHARELGFGLDDISDLMALAEAPSEACAPAHEIARKQLAAVDRRLSILAQLREELVRMADADDPGHAGKCRVIEVLGDHRLCIGAHDLPGETSQMS
- a CDS encoding Crp/Fnr family transcriptional regulator; the encoded protein is MSGWQHIFDNAPQRALEQGETLFRREDRVSRMYLVRKGAVALERPMKDGTSLTLHIATAGAALAEASLLAETYHCDAVARTRAEVATILRADFLSALCDQPNAALSLVETHAREVQTQRARVEILRLRRVSDRLDAWLDLHGEPEKGEWIKVAEQIGVSPPALYRELARRR
- a CDS encoding DUF411 domain-containing protein — its product is MKPIKTLLAFAPAAALSFGIASFGAVGMAHADDHSSMADHGTMHVTKSPTCGCCGAWVALAREEGYDIEVTDTRDVTSVKLDNDVPGTMWSCHTAMIDGYVVEGHVPFAALTKLLEERPEIDGIAVPGMPGGSPGMGDDPTARYDVLAFGGDAGEGEVFYEAGL
- a CDS encoding cytochrome c, whose translation is MNRTIGLGLGAVVLAGAAALAFGWGASAPAQTVLMPSDPDVVALGQTIYAENCASCHGANLEGQPNWRSPGPDGRLPAPPHDETGHTWHHNGDTLFRLTKYGTGALIGDPDYESNMPIYEGVLTDDEIIAVLSYIKSTWPQAIRERHDEMENRQ
- a CDS encoding copper resistance CopC family protein codes for the protein MKQIILALAAALGTATAALAHSKAEDTTPANGATVETVEAIELRFDDPMRVTAISLSGPDGELDVTRETGLDPVTEFRAMPPEDVPAGAYTVDWRGLSSDGHPMQGSFDFTVAD